In Dolichospermum flos-aquae CCAP 1403/13F, the following proteins share a genomic window:
- a CDS encoding NAD(P)/FAD-dependent oxidoreductase, translated as MTQATTKICILGGGFGGLYTALRLSQLPWESTPKPEIILVDQSDRFVFSPLLYELLTRELQTWEIAPPYSELLQGTGIQFHQAAVSTIDINKQTVQLQDKSELNYDRLVLALGGETPLDLVPGAVTHAYPFRTITDAYKLEERLRILEAANPEKIRVAIVGAGYSGVELACKLADRIGEKGRFRLIELSDQILRTSPEFNREAAKKALDSKGVFIDLETKVAAIDQNSISLEYKNQVDTIPVDVVIWTVGTKVSPVVTALPLKQNQRGQITTTPQLQVLEHPEIFALGDLADCLDAEGKQVPATAQVAFQQADYTAWNIWATITNRPLLPFRYQPLGEMMALGIDNATLTGLGVQLDGSFAYLARRLAYLYRLPTLNHQLKVGFNWLVSPIIEAISK; from the coding sequence TTAGTAGATCAGAGCGATCGCTTTGTCTTTTCTCCCCTGCTTTACGAACTCCTCACCAGAGAACTCCAAACCTGGGAAATCGCCCCACCCTACTCAGAACTACTGCAAGGAACCGGAATCCAGTTTCACCAAGCCGCTGTTTCCACAATAGACATTAACAAGCAAACAGTTCAATTACAAGATAAATCAGAACTAAATTATGACCGCTTAGTCTTAGCCTTAGGTGGCGAAACCCCCCTAGACTTAGTTCCCGGTGCTGTCACTCATGCTTACCCTTTCCGTACTATTACTGATGCCTACAAATTAGAAGAACGGCTGCGAATTCTCGAAGCAGCAAATCCCGAAAAAATCCGTGTCGCCATAGTTGGTGCAGGTTACAGCGGCGTAGAATTAGCCTGTAAACTAGCAGATAGAATCGGTGAAAAAGGACGTTTCCGCCTGATTGAACTCAGCGACCAAATTCTCCGCACTTCCCCAGAATTTAACCGTGAAGCCGCCAAAAAAGCCTTAGATAGTAAAGGCGTATTTATTGACTTAGAAACCAAAGTAGCAGCAATTGATCAAAATAGCATCTCTCTGGAGTATAAAAATCAAGTAGATACCATTCCCGTAGATGTAGTCATTTGGACAGTGGGAACAAAAGTTTCTCCAGTTGTCACAGCCTTACCCCTCAAGCAAAATCAGCGTGGACAAATCACCACCACACCGCAATTACAGGTGCTAGAACATCCTGAAATCTTTGCTTTAGGAGATTTAGCCGACTGTCTCGACGCAGAAGGAAAACAAGTCCCCGCCACCGCCCAAGTTGCTTTCCAACAAGCTGATTATACCGCTTGGAATATCTGGGCTACCATCACCAATCGTCCCCTCCTCCCCTTCCGCTATCAACCATTAGGAGAAATGATGGCTTTAGGAATAGATAACGCCACCCTCACCGGGTTAGGTGTGCAATTAGATGGATCTTTTGCGTACTTAGCCCGTCGGCTGGCTTATCTGTATCGTTTACCAACTTTAAATCATCAATTAAAAGTCGGTTTTAATTGGTTAGTTAGCCCCATAATAGAAGCCATTTCCAAGTAA
- a CDS encoding HAD-IA family hydrolase translates to MKRPKVIFVDAVGTLFGVKGSVGEIYRQIAQEFGVEVSAQILDENFMKSFKASPPPIFIDADIKDIPQREYDWWQIIALNTFEGAGVLQQFTDFPAFFTELYIHFGTPEPWYVYPDVKLALINWRRLGIELGILSNFDSRLYLVLQGLGLKEYFTSVTISTQVRAAKPDPEIFKIALNKHKCSPEAAWHIGDSITDDYYGAKSAGIRGIWINRNSTE, encoded by the coding sequence ATGAAAAGGCCTAAAGTTATTTTTGTAGATGCTGTGGGGACATTATTTGGTGTTAAAGGTAGTGTTGGGGAAATTTACCGACAAATCGCCCAAGAATTTGGTGTGGAAGTTTCCGCCCAAATTTTGGATGAAAACTTTATGAAAAGCTTCAAAGCATCACCACCACCGATATTTATTGATGCAGATATCAAAGATATTCCCCAGCGTGAATATGATTGGTGGCAGATAATTGCTTTAAATACCTTTGAAGGTGCAGGAGTTCTCCAACAATTTACCGATTTTCCCGCTTTTTTTACCGAACTTTATATTCACTTTGGGACTCCCGAACCGTGGTATGTTTATCCTGATGTTAAGTTAGCTTTAATCAACTGGCGACGCTTAGGAATTGAATTAGGAATATTATCTAATTTCGATTCTCGTTTGTATTTAGTATTGCAAGGTTTAGGACTTAAAGAATATTTTACTTCTGTGACCATTTCTACTCAAGTCCGTGCTGCTAAACCAGATCCAGAAATTTTCAAAATTGCCTTAAACAAGCACAAGTGTTCACCGGAAGCCGCATGGCACATTGGCGACAGTATAACAGATGATTATTATGGGGCAAAATCCGCAGGAATAAGAGGTATTTGGATTAACCGTAATTCCACTGAATAA